TCCTGCCGGCTGGCAAACCACTTGCCCATACAGGTCAGGCACCACATGGGGCGGCAGTAGCACTGCTGACActcgccctctccctctccctctccgtggCACAGATGCAGCAGCTTGATGTTGGCAGTCTCCTGCATGCAGCCAATGCAGGCCTCCAGCTCCTGGGCATACACATAATATACATTTGCTTTAAGAATTATGATTACAGTCATCAAATTGGGTTTGCTGATAATATTTTACTACTGTAAGTAGGCCTAAGTCAAAAGCATACTCATATCAGCTTTGGGGAACTTACTAAAGGCCTGTTTTTTTGTgcatattttacattaacacacaaatGAATTTCTAGAATCTAGTTTGAATGACTTGAGTCTGCGAGGATGTGTTGTTCTCACCTGACCACTGGGGCTTTCATAGACTTGGTTCAGCTCCACGAAAGACCTGAAGGTTTCCAAAAAGAGCTCACTCATGGTGAGATGGATAACCACGTTTGCTGCATTCCTCACAGGAGCCTGCAGTTTGTCTCGTAGTTCAGTATACTCTGTAGAATTTAACCTGGCAACATCCAAGTCAGGGATTAAAGTTTAATCTTCTTGAGTAAAGAGTATCATAAAACATCATTCAAAAATGATTGCCCTCAATTAATCTCAACCCTTCATCTTGACCTAGTGAAGAAGATAAGCGATTACACTTTGGTAAAGAACAGGTATGGAAAAAGAGATAGGGTTAAAATATTACTGTCACACAGTGACCTAGTTAGCAAAAAGTAAGTAGCCTACGTCTTATATTTACATGACATAGGCGTACAGTGTCTAAAGCTGAACGTTATTGATTCTGGGAATGTCTGCTTTTCAAAAATGTATGGCAGTAATTTTGCTTTACCCTGCATGAGGATATTTAGGCATAGCCTAACTAGGCTACCAGACATGCACAATGCAATCATCCcatgtactgtagcctactcaccTGATGTCAAAGGGCttgacattgggattgatactGGCGACACTAAGGGTCAGGATCTGCACTGGCGTGCCAGAGTCAGGTGAAAGGTCATGCTGCTTCGAGTCTGTGACTGTCAGGTGTGTGTCCTGCTGCAGGGCCACATGGACATAGTAGGTGGTGACCTTCATGATCCAGGTGTCTGTGACAATGACCCTCGCACCTGGTGCACCTGTAGCGAACTTGTCGATTCTGCGGAACTCCGTGTTGATAGAGGAGGCTACAGCTCTCCAGCTGGATTGGGGTAAGGCATGGGAGGCCAAGTTTTTTGATATGGTGTGATTTCCCCATTTCTGGCCAGACCAATAGTGAGCGACGAGGCAACTCAGGAGCAAGAGAGCAGCTGACGCAGTGAAGTACAGCTGCCATCCTTCACTTGCCAGGTACACATAGATCAGTTTTTTATCTGGGGCAGCTATACACATACCCAAGTAGTAACCTGACAAGATGGAAAGAGATAcgttatttctttctctctctacaaaAACTATCATCTTTTGTCAGGAGAAGTGTCTAGGCCTAAATTCAGTTCAGTAGGTCAAAACAAGGAGCCTAGCCTTGCCTAAGCTATCGCTAAAGTCGAAATATTGGGCTCCTTTTGCCTCGAACGCCTTATATACAGTAGAAATAGAAATAGGACCGTAAAACTTACCAAGAGGCAATGAGCAATGGACAACGAGGGTTAATGTCGTTCTCCTGATGTGGTACTGGACGAAACCTATGTCTTCACTCCCGAGCCAAAAAGAGAACAAATTCTGAACGGTAAAGCCTGCTGATCTGAACTCATTTGgcgtaaacacaaaacaaaaggcaAACACAACATATGCCAACGTAAATGTCACATCGGGGGAGTCCATCCTCACAATCAGCTGTTGCCAACACCGACTTCCTGTCAGTTGATGCGGAAGTTTTATAATAAAAGTCCCACTGAGCTTCACATCCCGAGTAGCCTACCACCAAAGCCCGATAAAGGGTCGACGCTCATTGTTGTATCAGGAGGTTAGGCCTAcgcaacatgttttaaaaataaaaatatatgttaTGTTGACATTTTTGTAAAGAACTTGGACATTCTGAAACAATTATTTAGAATACGCCAagattttttacaaatatgaaaaatgtTACGCATATAGGCTTTAGGCCtatattcgtgtgtgtgtgtgtgtgtgtgtgttttaaaatattagATAATAAAAATATGTGTTCTTAAAACATTGAACGTAGTCGTATTGTAAACCCCTAACAGTGTAATTTGTGTTTATTGAAGAACAAACAtcctttttgtcttttcccCCTTAGTTTACATGTTGATGTTGAAATATAAATTATGCATATCTGTACGTTCCTGCAAGATTAATGTTTGTAGCTTACTGATTTACTTTCAATAAAGGAGCAtataaacaaaagaaaaacatgacatgacctcCGCGATGACAGATGCTGGAATTAGACCAAATTGGCCTCGATCCCAACAAAAGTTTGATCACATTCACAATTCTGTAAAAATCGAATAGACTTACCTCCTGTAAAGACTAAATATAAAAGCCATACCAAATATTTATTGAATTCTAACATCATCTACAAATGCATCTGCAAATGACAGAATAAGGATGACCCATCTTGCatcatttagaaaaaaaattgaattaCAATTACATGTTAAACCAAACTCAAGGCATTACTCTCCAGTGCAGACACAGAGTTTAATATCAGtgtatgtaggctactgctgaCATTTCACTGTGTTAGGGAATGTTCATGGTGATTGGAGCTGAGAAAGACTAGGGACACTTTTAGACAGCTTATAGATAACGCCTAGGTTAGGTCTGCTATACAGGCCACTATAGGCCATAGGGCACAGACTGCAATAGATAGATCAAAGCTGAACAGGACTGACCAGGAGTAGAACTAGATAATTTCACTAAAATATAGAAATGGCCTCACATATGATATTTATGATGATATATATGACATTGTCATGTCCCATCTCACAAAGATCCACCGAGGGCTTGTCCCATCCCGAGTCCCATCTCTATTTATGTTTCTGTACATCTTTCCCAACaataatataggcctataacTTATTGTAATGCTGGTATTTGATATGGTTAACACTACATATCCATTAAAAATATTCATTGCCTACTGGTAATGCCTAATGTTATTCTCACGAAATATGTTCCTTTATACTTAACTAGCGTTGTTTTGATGGGATAAAACAGTTGTATTCCGAACTCTCAGACAGGGCAATAAATGACCTCATCAGAGAGCCCCTGCAGCTCTGCCTGTTAGAGATATTTACCTTTGGGGTCTTGTGGAGGGCTGGCGTCAGCCAGGGCAAAGTACATGCCAGAGGAATTTAATATCTGGAGGAAGCAGCAGGTCGCTGCAGCAATGGCACATTGCCCAGGAACAACTggaggctttttttttaaatcccatGTCCTTCTGTTTCTGCAGATTCTTTCACACTAGGGAAATGTGGTATTTGAGGTGTATGATCACAATACAGGCTATGTTACTTAACTTAAGATAGCCTATATTAGTTTATTAGTCTATGTAAATAGTAAAGAATTTACCCGAATGTGTGAATGGACTGGCATAGCCTACCATTTAATACTTGCTGAAAAAATATTCCTTTACtgatctttttgttttttactataACCCTTTATTTAACTGCTTCTGAAAAGGGCTTTCTATTGTTGATCTGTACTATTATTACCTTAAAATGAAAATTATGCAGAGTGCCACAAGGTGGCGTAGCAGATAGGAATAAACACAATTGTTTCTTGCTTTTcagaaatgtagcctacatggcgTTAAATCAACGGGGCCAGAATGAAGCAAACTGAACACGAAAAATATGAGATATTGCTATTGTGTTGTCTACCTGTTTGTAGTCTATTGTTAAGCCTACATGATTGTTTTAAGTCTGGAAAAATGTTAGGCTCATAGAGCCAAATAAATCGAACCTttaaattgtaggctatgcctacaCCCAATGTTCACTGAACATACATTTTCAATAGGCTATCTAACTTTTCAAACAACATAGTTATTGTGCCTTAATTCACAGGGCAACAGCACAAACCCCTATGATGTCATTGAAAGCACACTGGCGTCCAGTAGGCTGGTTGAGGTGTCTGGGTGTCACGCAGCAACTCCGTTGCAATTGAGTAGGGAATTAGCCTACATGGCCCAACGATCTAAGCATACAAGATGTCACAGATCAAGTCTGTTGCATTTCCTATAATAAGTCGCCCTTTCTAGCCTAGGATACATTCCCGAAAATGTAAAGGACTTAAGGCAAAGTTTAGATTTAGATTAATAGCGCATGTCGCAATTAAGAATGTGACAAGTTCTCCAGGTAGTTTCAGATGTCAAATAAGATATTGCTTCAGCGTAGCGGCATAGGCGGTGTTATTATTTGAGCACCGCCCGGGGTCGTTTTATTTTGGGCGGTCTCCTAGTGCTGGCGGCTTGCAGACTTATCTCGCCAACAGGGGCTTCTATGTAAACTGAGGCTAAACAAATACATATGAACCTCTGAGTCCAGGCGCATTTACCACATTTGCTGGCAATGCTGCATGGCTCCAGAAGCCGCCGGGAGTCCAAGAGAACAACACGCATCTGCTTAAGTTGTCTGGTcaggattttaacatctaacaTGGGCTTCAACACCGTCAGACAGTGTCTAGCTGTGTCTAGCTGAGTGATTGCAGAAGAGAAGCGTTTCTTCGTGGAATAGCCTGGTGATAATCAGCAAAGGTTTGCGTCTCTCTTTAAGTGGAACTACTGCaatcattttaaaatgaagaATCCACATCTTCTGAATGATGGCAACTGGAAGACACTCAACGTAAAAGAAGTGCCGATGAATAAAAAGTTCAAGCGCAAATCACGAGAGCCAGTAAAACGTGTTAGTGAGGTCAGAAGTTCTCAAGATGACTCTAAATTGGACGAAGACTCAAATGAGGACTCAATGGACAACACTTTTGTTTTAAACAGTCAAAAAAGGCTTCAAGCCATTGCTTCTGTCGTCAGTGGAGAGCACATTGGTCAATTGGGGATTTCGGACACGGCTCTTGATATGCGGATAAATGCATTGCCTGCAATCAGCGGTAAGGGTCTATCACAACCCCAATCATTGTCTGAAATAGCTTCTGCTAAGGACACAATTCAGGCGACATTCCCTCAAGTGGCTGGCTTTGACAATCAGCAGGTTTTTTCTTGTGAACAGAGCTTACAGTctcgtgttgtgttgtgccaGCGCGCAGAGCGACCGCTATCCTCAGCCTCACAGGCGTCTTACATGAATAACAACGAGCCGTCGGAATCGCCGAGGAAACGGCTGGGAGAGGCGTCTGGCGTCGTCACTGAGATCAAAGCAATTCAGCAGACACGGAGATTGCTGGCAAATGCCAGAGAGAGGACACGGGTGCATACCATAAGCGCAGCCTTTGAGGCGCTTAGAAAACAGGTATTTTCCGCCAAACTGACCAAAGGCATTATTGAGTTAATCTTTTCAGTTTGTCAGAGTTTGTCAGTTGCTTTCTTTAGGCCTATGCTGTAAGAAATATGATCGCCAAAGTAGCCTACCACCTTAACAAATATTTTACAAATGTCTTTTAAGGTGCATTTAACTTAAACCACCATGAATTAAAGCAGAGATGACAAGTGTAATGCTTTTAGGCCTATAGGTTGTATTTTTGGAAGAGAAGAGGCACATGGCCTTTGACATCAGACAATTAGGCGAGCACAGGTCAAATTGGAGATGGCACAGAAAGATATAAAGTCAatgaattaatttattaaatGCATATGATTCAGTAGAATGCCCACCCCACACAAGTGGACGTCTTTTGTAATAGCTGGATAGTTCACAGTTTAAAAAGTCATATTAATTTTCCTCACTCTTGGATTTTGCTCCAAACTTTTGCATCTTGCCTTGCAAAACACCCTCTTTGTCACATTCAAGGAGATACAATAAGGAAATACAGAAGCATTCGTTGGTATTTATATCAgatgaa
The Alosa alosa isolate M-15738 ecotype Scorff River chromosome 21, AALO_Geno_1.1, whole genome shotgun sequence genome window above contains:
- the atoh8 gene encoding transcription factor atoh8, yielding MKNPHLLNDGNWKTLNVKEVPMNKKFKRKSREPVKRVSEVRSSQDDSKLDEDSNEDSMDNTFVLNSQKRLQAIASVVSGEHIGQLGISDTALDMRINALPAISGKGLSQPQSLSEIASAKDTIQATFPQVAGFDNQQVFSCEQSLQSRVVLCQRAERPLSSASQASYMNNNEPSESPRKRLGEASGVVTEIKAIQQTRRLLANARERTRVHTISAAFEALRKQVPCYSYGQKLSKLAILRIACNYILSLAQLADLDYTPDHSNMSFRECVEQCTRTLQAEGRSKKRKE
- the tmem129 gene encoding E3 ubiquitin-protein ligase TM129 → MDSPDVTFTLAYVVFAFCFVFTPNEFRSAGFTVQNLFSFWLGSEDIGFVQYHIRRTTLTLVVHCSLPLGYYLGMCIAAPDKKLIYVYLASEGWQLYFTASAALLLLSCLVAHYWSGQKWGNHTISKNLASHALPQSSWRAVASSINTEFRRIDKFATGAPGARVIVTDTWIMKVTTYYVHVALQQDTHLTVTDSKQHDLSPDSGTPVQILTLSVASINPNVKPFDIRLNSTEYTELRDKLQAPVRNAANVVIHLTMSELFLETFRSFVELNQVYESPSGQELEACIGCMQETANIKLLHLCHGEGEGEGECQQCYCRPMWCLTCMGKWFASRQDQQRPETWLGSRVPCPTCRAKFCILDVCIAH